GCCCCAAAGTGGCTGTAGCACCCTGTTTACGGGGTGTGGCCAACAGGCCACAGGTTGGATCCGAGCGGATCCGGTTGGATCTCGATTTGCGCGAGCAGCGTGCCCGATCGGGGTCCGTGGGTCGTGGGTCGTTCGGCCGATGCGGGCGTTCACCGCTTCACGGCAGCGCGATGAACGCCAGCATGCGCCCGGTCTGTCCGCGATCACGGCGGTGCGAGAAGAACTGCTCCGAGTCGCACGCGGTGCACAAGCCGAGGTCTTCGATCGCGCTCGGGAGAACTCCGGCCTGCTCGAGCGCCAACCGCGACGCGAGCGCGATGTCGAGGTGCGGCTTCTCATGCGTCCGGTCGACGACCGCGTCGCCAAACGCACGCGCGAACCTCTGCGCCAGCTCCTCCGACACCTCGTAGCAGCAGCGCCGAATGCACGGCCCCAACACCGCCTGCATTTTCGCCGCGCTCGCGCCCTTCGCCACCAGCGCCTCCACCACGCGCGCGCCGATGCGCAGCTCCGCACCCCGCCAGCCCGCGTGCGCCGCGCCCACCCAACCGACGTCGGGCGCGTGGATCAGAATCGGCAAGCAATCGGCGGTGCCAATGCAGAGCGCGAGCCCGGGCGTGCGCGTGATGGCCGCGTCCGCTTCGCCGAGCGGTGAGAGATCCGGCCTTCCCTCGGCGAGCTCCAGCACGCGGTCGCCGTGCACCTGGTCCAGACACGCCAGCGCGCGCGCACCCGTGGCCTCGAAGAAGCGACGGCCGTTCTCGGCCACGTTCGCGGGCGCGTCGCCGACCTTGCGACCCAGGTTGAGCTGCGCGTACGGCTCCGGGCTCACGCCGCCCGCACGCGTCGAGAAACCGTGCGACACGCGCAGCAGGGCCGAGCGCAGCAGGGGGATCATCCCTTGAGCGCCTGCTCGATGGCCTTGGGGTTGAAGCCGTCGATGATGGTGCCGCGCACGTCGATGACCGGCACGCCCTGCGGCGAACGGCCCAGCGCGCGGAGCTTGCGGATCATCTCGTTGTTGGCGTCGTGGTCCTCTTCGATGTCGAGCTCGGTGTACGGCACGCCGCGCTCCTCGAAGAACTTCTTCGCCTCCTTGCAGAAGTGGCACCACGAGGTGCCATAGATGATGACGTCGGCCTCCGCTGGCGCCTGGTGCGAGGCGAACTCCATGTCGCGGTCGCGCGCGGCCACCTCGGCGGCGTGCTTGATGCGGTCTTCGGCCGCCGCGGGCTTGGCCACGGGCGCCGGCGCGTGCGCGTCGGCCAGCTTGAGCAGCTCGCGCGCCGACTTCTGCGCCGCCGGAGGCACGCTGGCGTCCGCGGAGAGCGTTCCGGCCAGGGCGTGGACGGTGTCCCAGTCGCCCTCGTCGGCGGCGATGCGCGCGCGCATCAGCGCCGGCGCGGTGTCATCCGGCGCGAGCTTCTGCCAGGCCTCCACCTCGCGCTCGGCCTCGGCGTCGTCGTGATCCGCGAGCGCGAGCTCGGCCAGCACCTGCAAGGCCGGCGCGTTCTTCTCGTCGCGCCGGTGCGCCATCTGCGCGAGCTGCAAGGCGATGATGGGGTCACCCTTTCGCGCGCCCTCGGCGGCCTTCACCAGGAGCTGCGCGGCCGTGGCCTGATCGGCGGCGCCGAGCTCCACACCGTCGCCGAGATCGAGCACCAGGGCGTCGAACTGGTTCGCTTGGAGGTGTTTTCGCGCGGCGGCGAGCGGATCGGGAGCTGCCGCCAGGGCCAGGACGAGGAGTGCGACCATGACGGTGAGGATACCCCGCTGGGCCAGGTTTGACTCCCCCCGGACAGCCTGTCCATGATCCGCGCACGTGCGGGGGCCGGCGCGCCGGTTCCACAGGGCCTTCCGCCCGCCGCGCGAGCTCGGTGGCGATGGCCCCCCACGACGACAGCACGCCCGCCAGCCCCGCCTCCACCGCCCGGCCGCCCTCGCGATCGGGTCAGGTGCCGCGGTCGAGCTTCCTGCACGCGCTGGGGCTGCCGACGACGAGCATCGGCCGCAAGATCGCGCTCACGGTGGCGCTGCCGGTGAGCCTGGCGGTGCTCCTGGGCGTGGCGGTGCTCTGGCGCAACGCGCTCCAGAGCGCCGAGGAAGACTCGGTCGAAGAGGGCTCGGCGCTCGCCGACCTCGTGGCCACCTCCTTCAACCTGGCCACCCGGGCCGATCCCGAGCCGCACGCGGCTGTCGTCGCCGCGCTGCACACCGACTGGAAGCTGCTCTCGAGCGTGAAGGGCGTGCGCGTGGTGGATCCCCACGGCGCCGTGCGCTGGAGCCGGCAGACGGAGGAGCAGGGTCAGAAGCTGCTCGATCCTTCGAGCTTCCTCGACCAGCCCACGGCCACGCACGCGGGGGGCCGCTTCGTGGTTCCGGTGGGCGGCGCCTCGTGCGCGAGCTGCCACGCCGGCGACTCCATGCGGCTGGGCTACGTGGTGATGGATCTCAAGCCGCCGCGCCAGCTCTCCACCATCGATGATTCGTACCGCTTCGCCATGGGCGGCGTGGTCGCGTTCAGCGTGATCTTTCTGGGGTTGATGACGTTCTCGCTGCGGCGGTTCGTCACCCGGCCGGTGAAGCGGCTCACCCAGGCCATGGATCGCGCGAAGACCGGCGACTTCCTGGTGCGCGTGCCCGTGGAGACCGACGACGAGGTCGGCGAGCTCGCCGCCGACTTCAACGCCACGCTCGCGCGCATCACGGAATTGAAAGTCGCCGAGATCGAGACCGGCCGCGACCTGGAGCGCATGCAGCGCGAGCTGGCCCTGAAGCAGGAGCTCGAGGCCGCCAACGGCCGGCTGCAGACGCGCATCCGGGAGCTGCAGCTGCTCTTCGAGGTGACGCGCTCCGTGAACTCCACGCTGGAGCTGGAGCCGCTGCTGAACCTCATCTCCGAGCTGGTGGGCAAGGCGCTGGGCTTCGCCGAGTTCTCGGTGATGCTCGTCGACGGCCAGGAGCTGGTGCTCCACTCGGGCTTCGGCGAGACGGTGTTGCCGGGCGAGGTGCGCTTCAAGATGGGCGAGGGCGCCGCGGGCGAGGCGGCTGAGAAGCTCACCGAGATCTACGTCGAGGACGTGGCCAAGGACGCGCGCTTCATCCGCCGCGCCGATGAGCGTGGCTCGCTGCTCTGCGTGCCCATGATCGTGAAGGACGAGCTGGTGGGCGTGCTCAACTTCCGCAAGCGCGAGGTGGGCGCGTTCGGCCCCGACGACGTGCGCCTGCTCAAGAGCGTGGCCAACCAGTCGGCCATGGCCATCGTGAACGCGCGGCTCTACCAGGCGACCGTGGAGCTCTCGATCACCGACGCGCTCACTGGCGCCTTCAACCGCCGGCACCTCTTCTCGCGCCTGGAGATGGAGCTCCTGCGCGCGCAGCGCTTCGGGCACCCGCTCGGCGTGGTGATGATCGACATCGATCACTTCAAGCACTTCAACGACACCAACGGCCACCCCGCGGGCGACGAGGTGCTGCGGCGCGCCTCGGCGCTCTTCAAGGCCCAGCTCCGCAAGCTCGACGTGCTCGCGCGCTACGGCGGCGAGGAGTTCTTCGTGGTGCTGCCGCAGACGAGCAAGGTGGAGGCGCTGGAGGCCGCGGAGAAGCTGCGCCGCGCGGTGGAGCGCACCGAGTTCCCCTGCGGCGAGAAGCAGCCGGGCGGCAAGGTCACGATCTCGGTCGGCGTGGCCAGCTTCCCCGAGGACGCCAGCGAGCTCGAGGTGCTCATCGACGCGGTGGACTCGGCGCTCTACCAGTCCAAGCGCGGCGGCCGGAACAAGGTCACCGCGTTCGCCAAAGGCATGGAGGAGCACCCGGGACGCGAGCGCGGCAAGAAGGCCGCCGCGCAGGCGCGGGGTGAGCAGGCGCCAGCGGTGATCACGGCGACCGAGGCGATGCAGGCCGCGGGCGAGCCGAAAGAAGACCGCCGGACGCGCTGAGGTTCACCCGGTCGTGGCTCGTCGCTCGTGGTCCGTGGCTCGTTCGTGGACGCTCGCGTGTCACCCACGCGCGTGGACCCGCGCGGTGCCGGGGCAGTTCCTGATCGCTGGTTCCTGGCAGATCGGCAACCAGGAACCAGGAAGTAGGAACCTAGTTGCCGGGCGTGATCGTGGTGATCGCCTGGAGATCCAGGCCGCCGGTGTAGCCGTACGACACGTACGAGTCGTAGCCGTAGACCACCGCGCCCACCTTCACGCCGTTCGCGGCGTTGATGGTGTGGCCGCCGTTGCCAGAGTTCGAGAGCGCGTGCACAGCCGTGTAGTAGTTGGTGCTCGGCACGTTGTTCCACTCGCCCGCGGGCACCGTGGTGCCGTCCACCTGGATGGCGCCCGTGGCCGGGCTGCCGCCGCTGTGGTTGGGGTCGTACACCATCAGGCTCACGTAGTTCTGCGCGTACGTCGTCGGCGCGAGCACGCTGTAGTCGCTGCGCCACTGCTCCACAGGCGGCGCCAACACCAGCGAAGGATCGCCCACGGCGACCGTAGGGTTGCTCTGATTGCTGTCTGCCGCGCTCTCCGAGACGAAGTACTGGGCGAGAACGATGGGGTGATCACCCGTGGCCGTGAACGAGCTGCCGTGCTGGAACTCGATCCACGGCGCCGTCTGGCCCTGGACCAGCGGCGGGAGCTGGCAGGTGGTGGTCTGGCCGTTGGTGGAGCAAGTGCAGGCCGAGCCGCAGGCCGCGCCCGCGCGAGAAGGGCCCATGGGCGGCGACACCGTCACCGTGGTGCCCTGAGGGCAGCTCGACGGGCCGCACGCGGACACGATGCGCCAGTAGTCGGGGTACGTCGCCGTCGCGCCGGTGTACGTCTTGCTCTTCACGCCCACGTACGTCTTGCCCCAGGTGCTGAAGGGGAACATCTCCTCTTCGATGTGGTCGCAGGCGAAGTCGTTGTACGGCTTGAAGGTGCAGTCCGCGCCGCCGAAGACGGCCACCGCCTTGTCGCTGCTCACCACCGAGCCGGTGAAGTCGTCCTTGTAGAGGTACGCCGTGGCAACTCCTGGTCCCCCGATGCCGTTCGCGCCCTGCGCCACCGGTTGGCCCGTGGCGCCGTTCCAGAAGTGCAGCACCTGGCCGGAGTTGATCGTGTACTGCACGGTGTTGCCCAAGCCCACGGAGCCGAGGTTGCCCTGGACGCTGGTGCACTCACTGGTCTGCGACGACTGAGTCGTGGACAGTGCCGAGCCCGCGAAGTGGATCTGGACGGTGGTGTTGTCCTGCGTGGCCACCACAGCCATGGCACCCGGAATGGGGAGTTGGCCCGTGCCCTCGTCGATGCTCTCTTCATCCTCCGCCACGACAACGTAGCTCGTGCCCAACAGATGGGTGGGCAGCAAGAGCGACGCGTCGTTCGAGTAGGAATAGGCGGTACACGAACCCGAAACGCAGGCGTGGGTGCAAGTGGCATTCTGCGCAATATCGCTGCAACCGAACGTACAGCACGAGGCCTGGCATTGGCTGTCGGAGCTGCAGCTGGTGTTGCTGCTGTTCGGCCGGGTCGTGGTGATCGCCGAGGCCAGCGGGTTGAATTGGTACACCGTGACAGGCACGTCGCTCGTGAGGTGGTAGCCCAGGTTTCCAGTGCCAGTGCCACAGATCTCCTGCCAGGGCAGGTACACGATGCCCGTGGAGTTCGGCGCCACCGAGACGGGCGCCACGGAGATGCCGTTGGTGGTCACCGACACGTGCGCGGTGAGGTTGCTGCTGGTGTTGCCGACCACGAGCGCGAACTGGCTGGGGTTGCTGCCGATACCTTGGTTCGTGACGCCGCCCGTGAATGCGGGGTCGAGGCCGGAGTTCGACATCAACACGCCCCAGTAATCGCAGCCCACGTAGCTGGTGCCGTTGTCGGCGATGTCGCAGGGCGAGTTGCAGTGCGCCGCGTCGCCGGAGCTCGGGCCGCAGACCTCGCCGGAGGTGCAGTCTGCCTGCACCCAACCCGAACCGTCGCTGTTGCACGTCTGCCGCGAGGGCGAGGTGTTGGGGTTGTTCACGTGGCCGCTCGAGTCGGCGCACTGATCCTGGCCCGGGTAGCAGACGGGGCGCTCACACTGCGTGGGCGGCACGCCGGCGCCCGCATCCGCGAACCGGTTGGTGGGGTAGCAGCTCTGGAAGCTCTGGCTGGTTCCGGTGGAGTCGCAGGTCAGCAGGCCCACGTCGGAGCCGCCGTCGGGGTCGGTGCCGGTGGTGACGCTGCCCGGCTGGCAAAGCCGGCAGGTGGCGAGCGCCGGCGTGGGCGAGCCGCCGTCGGTCGAGTCGATGTGCCCGTTGATCTGGTGGCAGAAGAAGCCCGGGCCGCCGAACCCGCCGTCGGTCGACGCGCAGTCGAGGTGGTCGAACTCGGTGCCGTCGTTGCTGCAGCGCTGGTACGTGGAGGCGGTGTCCGAGGTGTCGCAGATGGTCTCGCCGGGGATGCAGATGGCGCAGGTGAGCGTCTGCGGGTTGCAGACCTGCGAGCCGGTGCAGACCTGCTGGTTGTTCCAGTCGGTGCCGCCGTCCGCCACCACGCAGTCCTGAACCGCGTGGCCGTCGGGCGAGCAGCGCAGGGCGCCGAGCTGGCAGGTGGTCACGCGCCCGCCGTCGACCGGCGGGGGCGGGATGATCTCGCACGTCCCGGTGACCAGGTTGCACTGCTTGCCCACGTCGCAGTCGGCGTTGGCGGTGCAGTCCACGCACATGCCCAGCGTGTTGAGGTGGCCGGCGTCGCAGAGCGCCGGGGCCACCGGCTTCTTGGTGAGCGTGTCCTTGCCGCAGCCGACGAGGAGCGCCGCCGCGAGGCAGAGCGAAGCAACGAACGTGGAACGGATCATGTCTCTGTCTCCGGGCGCGCCCTCAACCGTGGGCAGGCTGCCCGCCAAAAAAGGCCGCCGACTATACCCACGGCAGCCAAGCGGGCCAAGCCGTCTTGATCGGAGATCCGACGCGGGTGTCTCGTTTTCGGTCAGGGGCAGCCGGCGGGAACGGATCCGGCCCGATGCGGCGCGGCGCTAGCTCTTGCCGCCGTTCCGGTTGCCGGCGACGGCGTGGAGGGTGTCTCGAGTCGTCGGCCGGGCGCTGGTGAGCGCGAGCGCATAGACCCGCCGAAGGCTGATGGCCACCTGCTCCTCGCCAAGGTACATGCGCAGCGAGCGCTCGAGCACCGGCCCGAGCGCCTGAACGTGCTCGCCCGTCAGCGCTTCCGGCGCCACGCCCACGACCTTGCACGCGTGGGTGACCACCGGCGCGGCGATGACGCGCGAGAGCCCCATCAACGCCAGGGCGTCGCAGATCTCGTCGAAGGCCTTGGGCCGCGAGTCAGGAGGCATCGTCGCTCAGGTGCCGGTGCGCCCGCGCGCCAGCGCCAGGGAGAAGCGGGCCATCCAGGCCACGGCCGCGGCGCGCTCCGACTCGGGCACCTCGCCGAGGTGGGTGGCCACGAAGTCCGGGAAGCTCGAAACCTGCACCCTGACGCCCGACCGGGAGTCGGCGTGCGCCGACCAGCCGGAGAGCGCGCGCTGTACCCGGGCCTGGCTCGTCCGCTCGTCTTCCATGTCCGCCCCGCCCCAGCGAAGAATGGACCCAACCCGCGCGCTCGACTTCACTCTCAGTGAACCCGAGAAGAGAGCGCTTCGAAGCGGCGCACCTTACGATTTCTGGGGCAGCGGCGCAACGCGACGCCGCGTATCCTTCGCGACAAATCTGCCCTTGGGGCGCGGGTTTGCCGCAGGGGTTGAAAGAATTCAGACTCAGGCGAAATCGAGGGCGTCATGCCGCACACGATTGAGCGGGCGAAGAGCGGGCGGGCGGTCTGCAAGACGTGTCAGGAGGCC
This DNA window, taken from Deltaproteobacteria bacterium, encodes the following:
- the pgeF gene encoding peptidoglycan editing factor PgeF; this translates as MIPLLRSALLRVSHGFSTRAGGVSPEPYAQLNLGRKVGDAPANVAENGRRFFEATGARALACLDQVHGDRVLELAEGRPDLSPLGEADAAITRTPGLALCIGTADCLPILIHAPDVGWVGAAHAGWRGAELRIGARVVEALVAKGASAAKMQAVLGPCIRRCCYEVSEELAQRFARAFGDAVVDRTHEKPHLDIALASRLALEQAGVLPSAIEDLGLCTACDSEQFFSHRRDRGQTGRMLAFIALP
- a CDS encoding diguanylate cyclase; amino-acid sequence: MAPHDDSTPASPASTARPPSRSGQVPRSSFLHALGLPTTSIGRKIALTVALPVSLAVLLGVAVLWRNALQSAEEDSVEEGSALADLVATSFNLATRADPEPHAAVVAALHTDWKLLSSVKGVRVVDPHGAVRWSRQTEEQGQKLLDPSSFLDQPTATHAGGRFVVPVGGASCASCHAGDSMRLGYVVMDLKPPRQLSTIDDSYRFAMGGVVAFSVIFLGLMTFSLRRFVTRPVKRLTQAMDRAKTGDFLVRVPVETDDEVGELAADFNATLARITELKVAEIETGRDLERMQRELALKQELEAANGRLQTRIRELQLLFEVTRSVNSTLELEPLLNLISELVGKALGFAEFSVMLVDGQELVLHSGFGETVLPGEVRFKMGEGAAGEAAEKLTEIYVEDVAKDARFIRRADERGSLLCVPMIVKDELVGVLNFRKREVGAFGPDDVRLLKSVANQSAMAIVNARLYQATVELSITDALTGAFNRRHLFSRLEMELLRAQRFGHPLGVVMIDIDHFKHFNDTNGHPAGDEVLRRASALFKAQLRKLDVLARYGGEEFFVVLPQTSKVEALEAAEKLRRAVERTEFPCGEKQPGGKVTISVGVASFPEDASELEVLIDAVDSALYQSKRGGRNKVTAFAKGMEEHPGRERGKKAAAQARGEQAPAVITATEAMQAAGEPKEDRRTR
- a CDS encoding IgGFc-binding protein, which translates into the protein MIRSTFVASLCLAAALLVGCGKDTLTKKPVAPALCDAGHLNTLGMCVDCTANADCDVGKQCNLVTGTCEIIPPPPVDGGRVTTCQLGALRCSPDGHAVQDCVVADGGTDWNNQQVCTGSQVCNPQTLTCAICIPGETICDTSDTASTYQRCSNDGTEFDHLDCASTDGGFGGPGFFCHQINGHIDSTDGGSPTPALATCRLCQPGSVTTGTDPDGGSDVGLLTCDSTGTSQSFQSCYPTNRFADAGAGVPPTQCERPVCYPGQDQCADSSGHVNNPNTSPSRQTCNSDGSGWVQADCTSGEVCGPSSGDAAHCNSPCDIADNGTSYVGCDYWGVLMSNSGLDPAFTGGVTNQGIGSNPSQFALVVGNTSSNLTAHVSVTTNGISVAPVSVAPNSTGIVYLPWQEICGTGTGNLGYHLTSDVPVTVYQFNPLASAITTTRPNSSNTSCSSDSQCQASCCTFGCSDIAQNATCTHACVSGSCTAYSYSNDASLLLPTHLLGTSYVVVAEDEESIDEGTGQLPIPGAMAVVATQDNTTVQIHFAGSALSTTQSSQTSECTSVQGNLGSVGLGNTVQYTINSGQVLHFWNGATGQPVAQGANGIGGPGVATAYLYKDDFTGSVVSSDKAVAVFGGADCTFKPYNDFACDHIEEEMFPFSTWGKTYVGVKSKTYTGATATYPDYWRIVSACGPSSCPQGTTVTVSPPMGPSRAGAACGSACTCSTNGQTTTCQLPPLVQGQTAPWIEFQHGSSFTATGDHPIVLAQYFVSESAADSNQSNPTVAVGDPSLVLAPPVEQWRSDYSVLAPTTYAQNYVSLMVYDPNHSGGSPATGAIQVDGTTVPAGEWNNVPSTNYYTAVHALSNSGNGGHTINAANGVKVGAVVYGYDSYVSYGYTGGLDLQAITTITPGN